CAGCACCACCAGGGCACTGACAGTCACGCCGCCGAAGACCACCAGCATCGCCGTCGGCCGCCAGCCGCAGCCCAGCCGCTGGAAGGCGGAGACCATCGCCCCCAGCAGCGCCACGGCAAGCAGCGCGGCCAGGGAGCCGATGACGGCGGGGGACCCCCACTCCAGGGGATTGGCGAGGTCACCCACCATGAGCGCCGCCCAGTCGGCCTGGAGGGCGAAGGCCGCCGACCAGCCGGCTACCAGGACCAGGAAGAGCGGCAGCCAGTGCCAGCGCGCCCCGGCCAGCCACCAGCCCACCGGCAGGGCGGCGAGGCCGCTGATCCAGAGGTACTCGCTCCACACCAGCTGCGAGCTCTCCCCGAAGAGGCCACCGCGCAGGGTGATGTAGACCGACAGGCCCAGCACCAGCCAGGCCACCGGAAGCCGCCGCAGGTCCGCGGCAAACGTGGGCAGACTGGCGAGGGTGGCTGCGGCCAGGGCGGCGAAACCCACCTCCAGCCCGGTCTCGTGGAAGGGCAGGGAGAAGAGCATGACGTAGAGACCGCCCAGCGCGAGCCAGCGCCGCCAGCCGGTGACCGGCGGGACGGCGCACGAGGTCTCGGCACCGTCGGCACAGCGCACCGGCCAGGTCATGGGGGCGGAGCCCGACCACTGGTGGAGCCGACGCAGGGCGCGGGCCGTCCGCCAGGCGCGGCGGATGAAGACCAGATGGCCGACGACCAGGCCCAGGAGGCCGGCGTAGAGGATTGGATCGGGCACCCCGACCACCGATCCCATGATCCCGATCCCGCCGAGCACCACGGTAAGCAGCAGCAGCAGCGCACTGGTCTCGCCCACGGTATAACCGGCGCGCAGGAAGATGTGGTGGAGGTGCTCGCGGTCGGCGCGAAACGGGCTCTGGTCCTTGAGGACCCGGCGGATCATGAGGCTCAGGGTATCCACCGCCGGGAGCGCCAGGACCCATGCCATGCCGGCCGGCGACACTGCCCGCCCCGGCGCCATGAGAACCTCCAGAGCCAGCCAGCCGATGGCCAGCCCCAGCGCCATGCTCCCGGCATCCCCGAGGAAGATGGAGGCCCGCGGCCGTCCCGGGTGGCGCATGTTGAACAGCAGAAAGCCGACCACCGCGGCGGCCAGGGTGGCCGCCACCGCCGTGGTCACCGGGAGGCCGGAAAGATGCGCGGCCACCACCAGCCAGCCCAGCATGGCCAGGGAGATGCCGCCGGCCAGGCCGTCCGCCCCGTCCATCATGTTCAGGGCATTGATGAAACCGACCATGGCGAAGAGCGTCAGGGGAATGGCCCAGGCGGAGAGTTCCAGCCGCTCGCCGGGGATGAAGACGCCGAGATCACTGATGACCAGGCCACCCCACCCCACTACCAGCGCCGCCGCGACGAACTGCAGCATCAGCTTGGTGGTGCTGCGCATATCCTGGGCATCATCCACCAGCCCGGTAACCAGCAGCAGACCGAGGCCGGCGAACAGGGCGGCGTAATCCCGCAACGGCCCGTCCACCAGGAGCACCCCGCCGGCGAAGGCAATGACCACCGCCAGCCCCCCGATGAGCGGCACCGGCTCCGCATGCTTCTTGCGTCCCCCGGGGCGGTCCACCAGACCCAGCTCCCGCGCGGGCTCATCCAGGGCGAGGATGAGCGCCACCGCGAGGGCCAGGCTGATCAGTGGTGGAATGATGTAGGCGTCCACGAGTCCTTCCTATGCGCTGAACCGCCCCCGGGCGGCCCCCCTCCAGGAGACACGCCCGACTCCCTCCGAGGGTTCCATGGGTCCGGCCATTACTGACATTCGTTAATGGAATGATACGGGAGGTCGAAGATTCGCACGAGGACCGGAACTGACCGGCGGGAAAGGAGGACGGCGAATCGGGCTCAATCGAGATCCCCGCGCAGCCAGGACCAGGCCAGCCCGAGATATTCGTAGAAGGCGCGCTCGCTGGTATGCAGCCCACGGGCCTGGGGGCGCAGATAGCGTGCCCGCCAGCGATCCGCCTCCCGCGGGGCCCGATAGCGGGTGGGCGCGGCCACGGGGTCCAGTCCGGCTCCCTGGAAAAGGGCCATGGCCCGGGGCATGTGCGAGGCCGAGGTCACCAGCACCAGGCGCCGGCTGTCCAGTTCCGCCGCCGCCCGGACCGCCTCGTCCCGGGTATTCACCGTTCCCGGCAGAAGCACCAGGTCCTCCGCCGCGACTCCCAGCGCCCGGGCCACTGCCCCGCTGGTAACCGCGCTGGGTGCCGGCTCACCGCCTCCGGACAGGACCAGACGACTCCCCGGCAGGGCACGCTGCAGCCGTATCCCCTCCACCAGGCGGGCCGTAGCGGTGGCCGGGAGCTGCGCGGTCACCGGCAGCCCCGGCTCGGGATCGTGGCCCGCCCCCAGGACCATGACGTACTCGATACCGGCCAATCGCTCGGTCTCAGTTACCGGCGGATAGGCGCGCTCCAGCGGCGCCACCAGCCACCCGGAAACGGGCCGGGAGCCCAGCGCCAGCAGCAGAGCCACCGCACCCACCATTACCAGCGCACCCGCCCGGCCCCGGCCGCGCCAGGCCAGGAACGCCCCGACCAGCCCCAGCAGGGCTACCAGGGAGACCGGTAGCAGAAAGGATGCAACGAACTGGGCCATGGCCCCTCCCGTTCAATGGGCGAGCGCCCATTGTCCCACGTCCCCGCCCGCCCCTTGCACCATATCTGGCCATATCACGCCGTTTTCGGCAGCCGGCAGGCCACCACCGGACGGTGAATGAGCGAACGCACCCTCGCCCCCTCCCCGCCCCATCCGCGCTCTCCGATACTCGGCCCATTCCCCAACCACCCGGAGGCAATCGTGACCATCCTCGTTACCGGCGGTACCGGCTACATCGGCTCCCACACCTGCGTGGAACTGATGGAGGCAGGGCACGACGTGGTGGTAGTGGACAACTTCAGCAACTCCCACCGGGAGGTGGCCGGTCGCGTGGAGCAGATCACGGGCCACCCCCTGCCGGTGTTCGAGCTGGACCTACGTAACCGTGACGCCCTCACCGCCCTCTTCTCCGCCCACCGCATCGACGCCGTCATCCACTTCGCCGGCCTCAAGGCGGTGGGGGAATCGGTCGCGATGCCGCTGACCTATTTCGATGCCAACATCGGCTCCACCCTGGTCCTCGCCGAGGTCATGGCGGAGTTCGGCGTCAAGAATCTGGTCTTCTCCTCCTCGGCCACCGTCTACGGCGACCCCGACGAGCTCCCCATTCCGGAGACCGCGCCGCTGAAGCGGCCCACCAACCCCTACGGCCGCTCCAAGCTCTTCATCGAGGAGAGCCTGCGCGATCTGCGCGTGGCCGACCCCGACTGGCGGGTGGGGCTGCTGCGCTACTTCAATCCGGTCGGCGCCCATCCCAGCGGCCTCATCGGCGAGGACCCCCTGGGGATGCCCAACAACCTCATGCCCATCGTCGCGGCCACCGCCGTGGGCCGGCGGGAGTCGGTAAGCGTCTTCGGAGATGACTACCCTACCGCCGACGGCACCGGGGTCCGCGACTACATCCACGTGGTCGACCTCGCCCGCGCCCACGTCGCCGCCCTGGACTACCTCCGCAACCAACCCCGCGGCGAGGAGCTGACGGTGAACCTGGGTACCGGCCGCGGCTACTCGGTGCTGGAGGTCATTCGCGCCTTCGAGACGGCCAGCGGCCGGCCCGTCCCCTGCACCATGGCCGAGCGCCGTCCGGGGGATGTTGCCGCCTGCTACGCCGATCCCGGCCTGGCCCACCGGCTCCTGGGCTGGCGTGCGGAATTCGGACTGGACCGGATGTGCGAGGACGTATGGCGCTGGCAGTCGCAGCATCCCGACGGCCTGCAGCGCGTCCAGGAAGCGACCTCGGAGCAGCCGCTATCGGCGGTCTCGGCCTAGTCGCGGGGAAGGGAAAAGGGAGAGGAAGGTAAAAGACCCGCCGCCGGGCGGCGGCGGGCACCAGGATCCTAGCCGCGGCGGCGCAGGACCCAGATCTCCAGCAGGGACCAGTCCTCACCGGGGTAGTTCTCCTGCTCCAGCTCGGACATGCGGCGATGGCGCGAGGCCATGCTGCCGACGAAGTCCAGCTTCTCCAGCAGCGCCCGCTTGGTCTCGTCGGTCTTTTCCAGAGCGAAGGGGTTCAGGAAGTTCACCAGCATGTAGCCCTCGCCCTTGCCCCGGGCGAAGGCGTCCACCAGCCAGTTCACCGTCTCCGCGTCGAGGTAGACCAGGGAGGCGGTGGAGATGACCACGTCGGCGTTCTCCATGGCCGAGTCCACCGCCTGGCGATCCTCCGCCGAGGGGGCGTTGAGGTCGGAGACGATGGCCTCGTCAAACAGACCGCAGGACTGGCCGTAGGCCATGGCGTTGCCGGAGATGTCGATGCCGGTGGTATGCGCCGGGAAGCGGCGGTCGGCATCGACCCGCTGGCAGGCCTGCTCGTCGCGCCAGTTGGCGCGGATGGCCTGGTAGTCCATGCCGTTGAGCGTGGCCATGGTGGTATTGCCGAAGCAGGCGCAGAGATCGACGAAGTTGACGGGGCTGCCGTCCGCCGTCTTCTCCTTCACCCAGGGGAGGATGAGGCGGTCGAAGGTCTGGCGGTTGAAGTCGTCGGAGACGTACTGCAGCTCGTCCAGGATCCGCTCCTTGAACGGCACCGGCGTCTCGGCGACGTAGATGTCATCGAAGTGCTGCTTCTTTTCGTCGGTCTTGACCTGCGACTGGGTCATGGATTCGCTCTCTTGGCTGAACAAGTTTCCGATCTTCGGCCGCCCGGGGTGTCCGGGTCAAGCCGGAGCCGCGCATTCAGAGCGCGGCGTCGGTCTCCGCCAGCTCCCGGACCACGGTGGTGGCGAAGGCGCCCCGGGGTAGCGAAAAGGCCATCCGCCAGGTGCCCGCCTCCTCCTCGGCGGCCTCCAGGTCGGGGACCATCAACCGCAGCGCCCGGCGCTCCGCCTTCAGCCCCGCCTGCTCCAGGCCTGCCGTGAGATCCTCGGCATCGGCCACCAGGGCGCGCTCGGCCTCGGTGATGGGTGCCCCGCCCCGGCCCCAGAGCGGGCCGGAGGGGTGGAGATCGCCCCGGGCCAGGCGGTCGCGGACATCGGCATCGCCGGCCTCGGGGACGAAGAAACTGCCGCTGCCGGCGAGCAGCACCGGCTCCTCCGTACGCGTGGCCTCCCACTCCCCCGCCGCCACCCGGGCGGCGAGGATCCGGTTGAAGAGCCAGGAGCGGGCGGCGGAGAGGAGGATGTCCCGCGGCCCGCGGCGCTCGCCGCCGGCCAGCCAGGCGCGGGCGGCGGCGACGTTGTCGCCGTCCCGGCCGAAGCGCTGGGGGCCGAAGTAGTTGGGCACCCCGCGCCGCGCCACCTCGGCGGCCCGGGCCGCCAGGGCGTCGGTATCGCCGGCGACCTCGCGCAGGCGCAGTTCGAAGCGGTTGGCGGCGTGGGTGCCCCGGCGGAGCTTGCGGCCGTGGCGGGTGGCGACGAGCAGGCGCACCCCCTCCGGGAGGGCGGCGGCCCAGTCGGGCTCGGGACGGCCGGCGAGGTCCAGGGAGTACCACTGGGTGGTGATGGCGTGGCGGTCCTTGCGACCGGACCAGCTCACCGCCCGGGGCGGCAGGCCGGCGGCGCGGGCGAGCTGCTTGCCCAGCCATTCGGTGTTGGTCCCGGTCTTCTCGATCCGCAGCCAGGCGTGCTGGCCGCTGCCGTCGGGCTCGAAGCCCAGCACCTCGTCCACCCGGAAATCCGCCGGCTCCGCGCGCAGGGTGGCGGTCACCGGCGGCTCGCCCAGGGCGCGGGGGCCGAGGAGCGCCTCGCCCTCCCCGCTCACGCCGGCCCCAGCAGGGCGACAGCGTGGGCGGCGACGCCCTCCTCCCGGCCGGTATAGCCCAGCCGTTCAGTGGTGGTCGCCTTGACGTTGGCCGCCCCGGCGGCCAGCCCCAGGTCGGCGGCGATGTTGGCCGCCATGGCCTCGACGTGAGGGCCGATCCGGGGGCGCTGGGCGATGAGGGTAGTGTCGACGTTCACCGGCAGCCAGCCGGCCGCCGCCACGGCATCCCGGCAGTGGCGCAGGAGCTGCCGGCTGTCGGCGCCGGCCCAGGCCGGATCGTCATCGGGGAAGTGGCGGCCGATGTCGCCGAGCCCGGCGGCACCCAGGAGGGCATCGCAGAGGGCGTGGAGGAGTACATCACCGTCGGAGTGGGCCACCAGGCCCCGTTCATGGGGGATGGTAACCCCGCCCAGGACCACGTGGTCGCCCTCGCCGAAGCGGTGGACGTCGAAGCCGTGGCCGATGCGCATCACGCCGTCTCCTGCTGGTGGCCGAGGTAGAGGGCGGCCAGGGCCAGGTCCTCGGGCCGGGTGATCTTCACGTTGTCCGCGGAGCCCTCGACCATCCGCGGTCGATGACCGGCCCACTCCACCGCCGAGGCCTCGTCGGTAACTGGCACCCCGGCCGCCAGGGCCTCGCCCAGTGCCGTCCGCAGCGGGCCCAGCCGGAACATCTGCGGGGTCAGTGCCCGCCAGAGGCCGCTGCGGTCCACGGTGGCATCCACCACGCCGTCGGTATCCGCATGCTTCACGGTATCCACCACCGGGATCCCCAGCAGGCCGCCCACCGGCTCGTCCGCCAGCGTGGTCAGCAGATGGTCGAGGTCATCGGTCCGCAGACAGGGTCGGGCGGCATCGTGGACCAGGACCCAGTCGTCGGCGGCGGCATGGCCGGCCAGGTGGTCCAGGGCGGCGAGGACCGAGTCGGCCCGCTCCGCCCCGCCGGTGACACGGTGGACCGGGCCGGGGAGATCGGCGGCCAGGGCGTCGAAGCGCTCATCGGCGGCATCCACGGCGATGACGATCCCGCGCAGACCGGGCTGGGCGGCCAGGCGGGCCACCGTGTGGTGGAGCACGGCCCGGCCGTGGATCTCCAGGTACTGCTTGGGGGTGGCGGAGCCCATGCGTCGGCCGGCGCCGGCGGCGGGGACCACGGCCCAGAAGGGAACGGGGTTGGTGCTCACTTGTCGTCCACCAGCAGGAAGAAGGTCTCGCCCTCCCGGATCATGCCCAGCTCACTGCGGGCGCGCTCCTCGATGGCGTCCAGACCGCGCTTGAGGTCCTCCACCTCAGCCCGCAGGGCGCGGTTACGCTCGGCCAGCTCGGCATTGGCGGCGCCCTGCTCGGCCACCGCCGCCTCCAGGCGCCAGACCTCGGGCAGACCGCCCTCGTCGGACCACAGCCGGAACTGCAGGCCGACCAGCAGCAGCGCCAGCAGGCCGGCGACCCAGCGCATGGTCCTCAGCGGCCCCCGTTCCCCGAACCGTTACCCGCCAGGGCGGCGCGGCCCGGATAGCGGGCCTTGGCCCCCAGTGCCTCTTCGATGCGCAGGAGCTGGTTGTACTTGGCCACGCGGTCGGAGCGCGACAGGGAGCCGGTCTTGATCTGGCCGCAGCCGGTGGCCACCGAGAGGTCGGCGATGAAAGTATCCTCGGTCTCGCCGGAGCGGTGGGAGACCACCGCCGTGTAGCCGGCCTCCCGGGCCACGGTGATGGCCTCCATGGTCTCGGTGAGGGTGCCGATCTGGTTGACCTTGATGAGGATGGAGTTGGCCACGCCGCGCTCGATGCCCTCGCGCAGGATGGCGGGGTTGGTGACGAAGAGGTCGTCCCCCACCAGCTGGATCCGGCGGCCCAGGGCCTCGGTGAGCGCCTTCCAGCCCTCCCAGTCGTCCTCGGCCAGGCCGTCCTCGATGGTGACGATGGGGTACTGGTCCACCCAGCCCTGCAGCCAGCCCACCATGCCCTCGGCATCCAGCTCTCGGTTCTCGGCGGCCAGCTTGTAGCGACCGCCTTCGACGAACTCGCTGGCGGCCACGTCCAGCCCCAGGGCGATGTCGTCGCCCGGGCGGTAGCCGGCCTTCTCGATGGCCTCCAGGATGGTCTCCAGCGCCGCCTCGTTGGAGGGGAGGTCCGGGGCAAAGCCGCCCTCATCGCCCACGCCGGTAGCCAGCCCCCGGGCGTTGAGCACGCCCTTGAGGGCGTGGAAGACCTCGGCCCCGTAGCGCACCGCCTCGGCCAGGCTGGGCGCGCCCACCGGCAGGATCATGAACTCCTGTAGGTCCACGGAGTTCTCGGCGTGGGCGCCGCCGTTGAGGATGTTCATCATGGGCACCGGCAGGATCTCCGGCATGCCGTCGGCCAGGTGCTGCCACAGCGGCAGGCCGCGACCGGCCGCCGCCGCCCGGGCCGAGGCCAGGGAGACGGCGAGGATGGCGTTGGCGCCCAGCTCGCCCTTGTTGGCGGTCCCGTCGATATCGCACATGCGCCGGTCCAGGGCGGACTGGTCGCCGGCATCCATGCCGGTGATACCCTCGGCCAGCGGGCCGTTGACGTTGGCCACGGCGTTGCGGACCCCCTTGCCCAGGTAGCGCGACTTGTCGCCGTCGCGCATCTCGAGGGCCTCGCGGCTGCCGGTGGAGGCGCCGGAGGGGACCGAGGCGGTGGCGGTGGCACCGCAGGCCAGGGTGACGTCGGCCTCCACGGTGGGGTTGCCCCGGGAGTCCAGGATCTCGCGGGCGGTGATACGGGTAATCGTGAGATCGGGCGCGCTCATGGGGTTCCTTCGTTCCTTGTGACTGGGCCTTCGTGAACAGGCGGCCTCAGAGGCCGCCCAGGGTCTCTTCCGCATAGGGGGCGGTCTTCACCGCCGCATCCAGGGCCTTGAGGGTCTCCAGCAGCGCCGGCAGCTTGTCCATGGGCCACATGTTGGGGCCGTCGGAGAGCGCCCGCTCCGGATCCGGGTGGGTCTCCATGAACAGGCCGCTGATACCGGCGGCGATGGCGGAGCGGGCGAGCACCGGGACGAACTCCCGCTGCCCGCCGGAACGGCCACCCTGCCCGCCCGGCTGCTGCACCGAGTGGGTGGCGTCGAAGACCACCGGGGCGCCGGTATCCCGCATGCTGGCCAGACCGCGCATGTCGGAGATCAGGGTGTTGTAGCCGAAGGAGACGCCGCGCTCGCAGACCATCACCTGCTCATTACCCACCTCGCGCGCCTTGGCCACCACGTTGTCCATGTCCCAGGGCGCCAGGAACTGGCCCTTCTTGATATTCACCGGCCGCCCCTGGCGGGCGACGTTCTGGATGAAGTTGGTCTGGCGGGCGAGGAAGGCCGGCGTCTGCAGGACGTCCACCACCTCGGCCACCTCCGCCATGGGGGTATCCTCGTGGACGTCGGTGAGCACCGGCACCCCCATCTCGTCCCGGATCCGCTGGAGGATGCGCAGCCCCTCTTCCAGGCCGGGACCGCGGTAGCTCTTGGCCGAGGTCCGGTTGGCCTTGTCGAAGGAGGACTTGTAGATGAAGGGGATCCCCTGCGCCCGGGCCATCTCCGCCAGCTGGCCGGCGGTCTCCAGGGCCAGGGCCTCGCTCTCGATGACGCAGGGCCCGGCGATGAGGAAGAAGGGCTCGCGGGGGCCGACCTCGAAGCCGCACAGATTCATGCCGATTCACTCCCTTGCTGGCGCGCCACGCGGTGCTCCGCGGCGGCGTTGACGAAGCCGGAGAACAGCGGATGGCCGTCCCGGGGGGTGGAGGTGAACTCCGGGTGGAACTGGCAGGCCACGAACCAGGGGTGGTCCGGCAGCTCCACCACCTCCACCAGGCTGCCATCCATGGAGGTGCCGGCCACCGAGAGGCCGGCCTTCTCCAGGACCTCCAGGTAGTGGTTGTTGAATTCGTAGCGGTGGCGGTGGCGCTCGACGATGACCTCCTTGTCGTAGAGTTCGCGGATCCGGCTGCCCTCGGCCACCCGGCAGGGCTGCGCCCCCAGGCGCATGGTCCCGCCCAGATCGCTGGCCTCGTCGCGGGTCTCCACCCGGCCATCGGCGGTGGTCCACTCGGTGATGAGGCCGATGACCGGGTGCATCGTCTGCGGATCGAACTCGCTGGAGTGGGCCCCCTCCAGCTCCGCCACGTCCCGGGCGAACTCGATGACGGCCACCTGCATGCCCAGGCAGATCCCGAGATAGGGGATGCGCTTCTCCCGGGCGCAGCGCACGGCGGCGATCTTGCCCTCCACCCCGCGCTCGCCGAAGCCGCCGGGGACGAGG
This region of Thiohalospira halophila DSM 15071 genomic DNA includes:
- the ispF gene encoding 2-C-methyl-D-erythritol 2,4-cyclodiphosphate synthase, giving the protein MRIGHGFDVHRFGEGDHVVLGGVTIPHERGLVAHSDGDVLLHALCDALLGAAGLGDIGRHFPDDDPAWAGADSRQLLRHCRDAVAAAGWLPVNVDTTLIAQRPRIGPHVEAMAANIAADLGLAAGAANVKATTTERLGYTGREEGVAAHAVALLGPA
- the eno gene encoding phosphopyruvate hydratase — its product is MSAPDLTITRITAREILDSRGNPTVEADVTLACGATATASVPSGASTGSREALEMRDGDKSRYLGKGVRNAVANVNGPLAEGITGMDAGDQSALDRRMCDIDGTANKGELGANAILAVSLASARAAAAGRGLPLWQHLADGMPEILPVPMMNILNGGAHAENSVDLQEFMILPVGAPSLAEAVRYGAEVFHALKGVLNARGLATGVGDEGGFAPDLPSNEAALETILEAIEKAGYRPGDDIALGLDVAASEFVEGGRYKLAAENRELDAEGMVGWLQGWVDQYPIVTIEDGLAEDDWEGWKALTEALGRRIQLVGDDLFVTNPAILREGIERGVANSILIKVNQIGTLTETMEAITVAREAGYTAVVSHRSGETEDTFIADLSVATGCGQIKTGSLSRSDRVAKYNQLLRIEEALGAKARYPGRAALAGNGSGNGGR
- the truD gene encoding tRNA pseudouridine(13) synthase TruD — encoded protein: MSGEGEALLGPRALGEPPVTATLRAEPADFRVDEVLGFEPDGSGQHAWLRIEKTGTNTEWLGKQLARAAGLPPRAVSWSGRKDRHAITTQWYSLDLAGRPEPDWAAALPEGVRLLVATRHGRKLRRGTHAANRFELRLREVAGDTDALAARAAEVARRGVPNYFGPQRFGRDGDNVAAARAWLAGGERRGPRDILLSAARSWLFNRILAARVAAGEWEATRTEEPVLLAGSGSFFVPEAGDADVRDRLARGDLHPSGPLWGRGGAPITEAERALVADAEDLTAGLEQAGLKAERRALRLMVPDLEAAEEEAGTWRMAFSLPRGAFATTVVRELAETDAAL
- the galE gene encoding UDP-glucose 4-epimerase GalE — its product is MTILVTGGTGYIGSHTCVELMEAGHDVVVVDNFSNSHREVAGRVEQITGHPLPVFELDLRNRDALTALFSAHRIDAVIHFAGLKAVGESVAMPLTYFDANIGSTLVLAEVMAEFGVKNLVFSSSATVYGDPDELPIPETAPLKRPTNPYGRSKLFIEESLRDLRVADPDWRVGLLRYFNPVGAHPSGLIGEDPLGMPNNLMPIVAATAVGRRESVSVFGDDYPTADGTGVRDYIHVVDLARAHVAALDYLRNQPRGEELTVNLGTGRGYSVLEVIRAFETASGRPVPCTMAERRPGDVAACYADPGLAHRLLGWRAEFGLDRMCEDVWRWQSQHPDGLQRVQEATSEQPLSAVSA
- a CDS encoding ElyC/SanA/YdcF family protein; protein product: MAQFVASFLLPVSLVALLGLVGAFLAWRGRGRAGALVMVGAVALLLALGSRPVSGWLVAPLERAYPPVTETERLAGIEYVMVLGAGHDPEPGLPVTAQLPATATARLVEGIRLQRALPGSRLVLSGGGEPAPSAVTSGAVARALGVAAEDLVLLPGTVNTRDEAVRAAAELDSRRLVLVTSASHMPRAMALFQGAGLDPVAAPTRYRAPREADRWRARYLRPQARGLHTSERAFYEYLGLAWSWLRGDLD
- a CDS encoding MraY family glycosyltransferase; translation: MDAYIIPPLISLALAVALILALDEPARELGLVDRPGGRKKHAEPVPLIGGLAVVIAFAGGVLLVDGPLRDYAALFAGLGLLLVTGLVDDAQDMRSTTKLMLQFVAAALVVGWGGLVISDLGVFIPGERLELSAWAIPLTLFAMVGFINALNMMDGADGLAGGISLAMLGWLVVAAHLSGLPVTTAVAATLAAAVVGFLLFNMRHPGRPRASIFLGDAGSMALGLAIGWLALEVLMAPGRAVSPAGMAWVLALPAVDTLSLMIRRVLKDQSPFRADREHLHHIFLRAGYTVGETSALLLLLTVVLGGIGIMGSVVGVPDPILYAGLLGLVVGHLVFIRRAWRTARALRRLHQWSGSAPMTWPVRCADGAETSCAVPPVTGWRRWLALGGLYVMLFSLPFHETGLEVGFAALAAATLASLPTFAADLRRLPVAWLVLGLSVYITLRGGLFGESSQLVWSEYLWISGLAALPVGWWLAGARWHWLPLFLVLVAGWSAAFALQADWAALMVGDLANPLEWGSPAVIGSLAALLAVALLGAMVSAFQRLGCGWRPTAMLVVFGGVTVSALVVLAGTGYTTAWLAALAGVLTMAVAAVLYGLNRRHWMGLAGGTALAVGVVVATWSVVGASEGDGSGGLANSVAAAGLHIEGEKAAATELYPAVAERLTIWERTVEAVSRAPWLGPAEAGPFTAEEGYVHLQSAYGSIALDFGLVGLVLFLLLVGVLLRDAVLMARHRLWAAVWVVAILGVSGSLGALLLLSVQIHATPGRALVALVASVYFAAAFQRRWFEGNSGGRRTGSGGEELPPGVARLTAWRDAA
- the ispD gene encoding 2-C-methyl-D-erythritol 4-phosphate cytidylyltransferase, which produces MGSATPKQYLEIHGRAVLHHTVARLAAQPGLRGIVIAVDAADERFDALAADLPGPVHRVTGGAERADSVLAALDHLAGHAAADDWVLVHDAARPCLRTDDLDHLLTTLADEPVGGLLGIPVVDTVKHADTDGVVDATVDRSGLWRALTPQMFRLGPLRTALGEALAAGVPVTDEASAVEWAGHRPRMVEGSADNVKITRPEDLALAALYLGHQQETA
- the ftsB gene encoding cell division protein FtsB, with protein sequence MRWVAGLLALLLVGLQFRLWSDEGGLPEVWRLEAAVAEQGAANAELAERNRALRAEVEDLKRGLDAIEERARSELGMIREGETFFLLVDDK
- the kdsA gene encoding 3-deoxy-8-phosphooctulonate synthase, producing MNLCGFEVGPREPFFLIAGPCVIESEALALETAGQLAEMARAQGIPFIYKSSFDKANRTSAKSYRGPGLEEGLRILQRIRDEMGVPVLTDVHEDTPMAEVAEVVDVLQTPAFLARQTNFIQNVARQGRPVNIKKGQFLAPWDMDNVVAKAREVGNEQVMVCERGVSFGYNTLISDMRGLASMRDTGAPVVFDATHSVQQPGGQGGRSGGQREFVPVLARSAIAAGISGLFMETHPDPERALSDGPNMWPMDKLPALLETLKALDAAVKTAPYAEETLGGL